Below is a window of Desulfomonilaceae bacterium DNA.
CACGCGCAGCTCTTGAATTGGCTCTTCAGGTTGGCGAACATTATGACATTTTCCATTCCCATGATTGGCAAGCTGCTTTGACCGCAGTGTATCTGAGAACACTGTACGCGGGAGAACCCTTGTTTAGGGACAGCGCTGTAGTGATGACCATCCACAATCTAGGCTACCAGGGAATATTCTGGCATCTTGATATGCCGCTTGTTGGAGTCGGTTGGGAATTTTTTACTCCTAAACATATGGAATTTCACGGCAAACTGAATTTCTTGAAGAGTGGGATCGTCTTTGCCGATGAAGTTAATACGGTTTCCCCTGGTTATCGAAATGAAATCCTGACTCCCGAGTTTGGGTTCGGGCTTGAAGGAATTCTTCAAGAAAAACAGGACCGGCTTTGGGGCATTCTTAACGGTGTTGACTATTCAATCTGGAATCCTCAAACCGACCCATGTTTAATGAGCCCTTATTCTTTTCACGATCTTCGAGGTAAATCCCAGTGCAAGATTGAGCTTCAAAAACTTGCCAATTTGCCGCTGGATCCTGACCGACCTTTGATAGCCATGGTAAGTCGTTTGTCGAGTCAAAAGGGCGTTGATGTCGTCGCCGACGCTTTCGACACTTTTATGCGTAACGATGTTCAGATGGTTGTACTCGGAACTGGTGAAATCAGATACCAAACAATTTTTAGAGAACTTGAAGAAAAGTTTCCCCGTCATGTAGGCGCGTTTCTGAGATATGACTACGATTTAGCCCACAAAATTTTTGCTGGAGCGGACATGTTGCTCGTTCCTTCGAGGTATGAGCCGTGTGGATTAAATCAGCTTTATGCCTTGAAATATGGGGCTGTGCCAATTGTCACGGCAACTGGGGGGTTAACTGACACTGTTGAGGAAGTTGACGTTCAGAATGACACTGGAACAGGTTTTAAATTCCATCCCGCCAATCCCTTAGAACTGGAAAAGGCGTTTGTCAAAGCCCTAAGAATGTACCGAGATGATCCTGAGGCATGGATAAGGCT
It encodes the following:
- the glgA gene encoding glycogen synthase GlgA, with product MRVLMVTPEVTPFAQTGGLGEVLSALPVELASLGVEVDVLMPKYRGINDENFDITKLDVTLEITLNAKNVRAGLWRHIGKNGARYFFLECDDYYDRDYLYGTPEGDYEDNAERFVFLTRAALELALQVGEHYDIFHSHDWQAALTAVYLRTLYAGEPLFRDSAVVMTIHNLGYQGIFWHLDMPLVGVGWEFFTPKHMEFHGKLNFLKSGIVFADEVNTVSPGYRNEILTPEFGFGLEGILQEKQDRLWGILNGVDYSIWNPQTDPCLMSPYSFHDLRGKSQCKIELQKLANLPLDPDRPLIAMVSRLSSQKGVDVVADAFDTFMRNDVQMVVLGTGEIRYQTIFRELEEKFPRHVGAFLRYDYDLAHKIFAGADMLLVPSRYEPCGLNQLYALKYGAVPIVTATGGLTDTVEEVDVQNDTGTGFKFHPANPLELEKAFVKALRMYRDDPEAWIRLMIRGMNNDFSWNRSAKEYLLLYERAVTDRKTYLDSI